A single Chanos chanos chromosome 8, fChaCha1.1, whole genome shotgun sequence DNA region contains:
- the adra2db gene encoding alpha-2Db adrenergic receptor, whose amino-acid sequence MDLADQTLAAPNSSEDTNGTNTPKPPPHSQYVSVFIVVAVTIIILVTIVGNVLVVVAVFTSRALRAPQNLFLVSLASADILVATLVIPFSLANEVMGYWYFGSTWCAFYLALDVLFCTSSIVHLCAISLDRYWSVTKAMSYNLKRTPRRIKCMITVVWVISAVISFPPLIMTKHEELECLLNNETWYILSSCVVSFFAPGLIMILVYCKIYRVAKQRAATVFVAKNCMERQPSQSETCFVRKSKFDVESPSSHSSGSNNRKGELDDIDLEESCVTRSHKQSISRFYTKRKAEPNNVCPKENGGVSWPSSRTAKLFQEPRTRQPSVSKTKLAQMREKRFTFVLAVVMGVFVLCWFPFFFTYSLHAICRESCTIPDTLFNLFFWIGYCNSSVNPIIYTIFNRDFRKAFKKIICQNSNRQ is encoded by the coding sequence ATGGATTTAGCAGACCAAACTTTGGCCGCACCGAACTCGTCAGAGGATACCAATGGCACAAATACGCCGAAACCTCCACCACATTCACAATATGTGTCCGTGTTCATTGTTGTTGCGGTCACAATTATCATTCTGGTTACTATCGTGGGGAACGTACTGGTTGTGGTCGCCGTTTTCACAAGTCGAGCTCTCCGCGCGCCACAGAATCTCTTCTTGGTCTCATTGGCTTCTGCGGACATTTTGGTCGCAACTTTGGTCATCCCGTTCTCCCTTGCCAATGAGGTCATGGGGTACTGGTACTTTGGCAGCACCTGGTGTGCATTCTATCTTGCCTTGGACGTCCTCTTCTGCACGTCTTCCATCGTCCACCTTTGTGCCATAAGTCTGGACAGATATTGGTCTGTGACCAAGGCGATGAGCTACAACCTGAAGAGGACACCCCGACGAATTAAATGTATGATCACCGTTGTCTGGGTCATATCGGCGGTCATCTCCTTTCCGCCACTTATCATGACCAAGCACGAAGAGCTGGAGTGCTTGCTCAACAACGAGACCTGGTACATACTTTCTTCATGTGTGGTCTCATTTTTTGCCCCAGGTTTGATCATGATTCTGGTGTATTGTAAAATCTACAGGGTGGCAAAGCAGCGCGCAGCGACCGTGTTCGTCGCCAAGAACTGCATGGAGCGCCAGCCCTCACAGTCAGAGACTTGCTTCGTGCGCAAGAGCAAGTTTGATGTGGAGAGCCCAAGTAGTCACAGCTCTGGTAGTAATAACAGGAAAGGTGAGCTGGACGACATCGATCTGGAGGAGAGCTGCGTCACTCGGAGCCACAAACAGAGTATCTCGCGTTTCTACACAAAGAGGAAAGCGGAGCCGAACAACGTGTGCCCCAAAGAAAACGGGGGTGTTTCGTGGCCATCCAGTCGAACCGCGAAGCTCTTTCAGGAGCCAAGGACTAGACAGCCCTCCGTGTCAAAGACTAAACTAGCACAAATGCGCGAGAAACGCTTCACATTTGTCCTTGCCGTAGTCATGGGGGTGTTTGTACTTTGCtggtttcctttcttttttacttaCAGCCTCCATGCAATATGTAGAGAAAGTTGCACGATACCAGACACTCTCTTCAATTTGTTCTTCTGGATCGGATACTGCAATAGTTCCGTTAATCCTATAATATACACAATTTTTAATAGGGACTTTCGGAAAGCGTTCAAGAAAATCATCTGCCAGAATTCTAATCGCCAATAG